From the genome of Palaemon carinicauda isolate YSFRI2023 chromosome 6, ASM3689809v2, whole genome shotgun sequence, one region includes:
- the LOC137642373 gene encoding methylglutaconyl-CoA hydratase, mitochondrial isoform X1, whose translation MMRHASVRLLRGAWLATATKSRLYSSSNTDVIIQRLEGDCEGITVFGFSRPAAKNAISKNLLKEFEAAISSVRHDRSVRVVLLRSLVPGVFCAGADLKERATMKPEEVGPFVSKARACIGDLENLPMPVIVALDGAALGGGLEMALACDLRVAADNAKMGLVETKLAIIPGAGGTQRLPRIVGTAKAKELIYTAAVLNGKEAEEIGLVNAVAPQNENGDAAYLKAVELAKKIIPNGPVGVKMAKTAITRGMEVDLTTGLSIEEACYAQVIPTKDRIEGLTAFREKRKPQYKGE comes from the coding sequence ATGATGCGCCATGCTAGCGTCCGATTGCTCCGAGGCGCGTGGTTGGCTACAGCAACAAAATCTCGTTTGTATTCTTCAAGTAACACTGATGTAATTATTCAGAGGTTAGAGGGTGACTGCGAAGGAATCACTGTATTTGGCTTTAGTCGTccagctgcaaaaaatgcaataaGTAAAAATCTATTGAAAGAATTTGAGGCTGCCATTTCAAGTGTTCGACACGACAGGAGTGTCCGTGTGGTATTGTTACGTTCATTAGTTCCAGGTGTGTTTTGTGCTGGAGCCGACTTGAAAGAGAGAGCAACGATGAAGCCAGAAGAAGTTGGACCCTTTGTGTCAAAAGCTCGTGCTTGTATCGGTGATTTAGAGAATTTACCAATGCCCGTGATAGTGGCCCTCGATGGTGCAGCTCTTGGGGGTGGTTTGGAAATGGCCTTGGCGTGTGATCTTCGCGTGGCTGCTGACAATGCTAAAATGGGACTTGTTGAAACAAAGCTAGCAATCATTCCTGGCGCTGGCGGCACTCAGCGTCTGCCTAGAATTGTCGGGACTGCGAAAGCCAAGGAACTCATATACACGGCTGCGGTTCTCAATGGAAAGGAAGCAGAGGAAATTGGTCTGGTCAATGCTGTTGCCCCTCAGAATGAAAATGGAGATGCAGCGTATCTCAAAGCAGTAGAGCTCGCAAAGAAAATAATTCCCAATGGCCCGGTCGGTGTTAAAATGGCTAAGACAGCGATTACTCGGGGAATGGAGGTTGATTTAACTACTGGATTGAGCATTGAGGAAGCCTGTTATGCCCAGGTGATTCCAACGAAGGACAGAATTGAAGGATTAACTGCCTTTAGGGAAAAGAGGAAGCCACAGTACAAGGGAGAGTGA